The region ttttatttatttctatacctttcatataaattttattataatcatttttttttctattaatAAAAGATTCATAATTAGAACTATATATAGGATCATACAAGGTTAGTAATTCATCCCACACACCTCCATGACAAATACTTGATaaaattttcttatttatttcgTTTTCATCTTTATCATAACACTTATCTTCatctataatatttatgatttTCATTAGCTTCTTTCGAGAATTTAACtgattaaaaaaaatcataaatgaataaaacAATGGAGATATATTCATCAAATAATTCgtattaatattaaaattgttatcattactattattattactactactattattattactactactattattattattactattattattaatactgtcatatttatttttctcaTTTGAAACAACCTTATATACATTATCTTTAATATCTTTCTTGGTGTcattttctattttttcttcttttcctattaatttatgatcccctttatttttcttattaatCAGACTCATATATTTGGATATTATTTCactatttttatgtatttcctttaaaatattttttttttttacatatcGTTTATCTACATTTTCTGGgttaataaaagaataagTTGAACATGtagaaaaataaatagaTGGGTTGCTTATAAGGTTGCTATTATAACTTGTAGGACTATTAATATCACTATGGTGATCATAATTAATGTTGTTAGGGTCATAGTCcgatttatttttttttaaattatgaaaTTTATTATGATCATCAAAATGGTTATTAAATAGAGCAGCATTATTTTCGCAGGGACTACAATTACTCATATCACTcatttcattattatagCTTTTTAAAAAGGATGAGTTCAAAAAATGATGAGACCgtttaaaagaaaaatcTTTATAGTTTGTATTATTAGTATAATTATctttcttcattttttttttttttttttcattcaAAAATGTATCGCTGTCAGAATTGATAGTATTATGTGCGTGTTTAAGgtcatattttttttcctttctAGAAGAAAAGGAACCGAAATTTTGTGATACACGCGATATATGTGATACATGCGATACATGTGATACATGTGATATATGTGATACATGTGACATATGTGACACATTTGACACACTCAAGGATGAGTTATCTTCACAATGATAGTTATACTTATCCAAATTATTCGAATCATATATAGGCTTATCATCAAAAGGAATGTTATTAGATATATgattaatttttaaatgcTTATCCTTATCATCAtctttattaaaattattattcattttgtcattttctatatttatttgtttaatatGTAACTTCTCGCTTTGactatttttttgaatatcacaattatttaatctagaataataattttttcttaattcCTGTGTAATTTCTGTGTTATAATTTGTATTCCTAGTTCTCTTTAAATTACACTTATCATTCCTTTTACTTTTTAAAGTAtccttttttaatataagAAGTTCATCTTTgtcatttatatttgaaaGAATCTCATTTGGTGGTGATAAATACTTATCTATCACTTGATTTATAGAAGAATTTTCTCtaattatttcattttttttagaatTTTCTCtaattatttcattttttttagaattttctttaattatttcattttttttagaatTTTCTCtaattatttcatttttttcaaaattttttctaattgtttcatttttttcagaattttttctaattatttcatttttttcaaaattttttctaattatttcattttttttagaatTGTCTCtaataatttcattttcttcataattTCCTCTCGATATCCTACAATATTTCACACATAACATCATCCAAAAAATGGTAGGTAATCCTCCTTGTTTCATAGATNNNNNNNNNNNNNNNNNNNNTTTTCtaattatttcatttttttcaaaattttttctaattatttcattttttttagaatTGTCTCtaataatttcattttcttcataattTCCTCTCGATATCCTACAATATTTCACACATAACATCATCCAAAAAATGGTAGGTAATCCTCCTTGTTTCATAGATGGTAGGGTTCTGacttttaaaaaaaattttaagaCTCGcattacattttttaaatttgGAAACCGAgttaaaatatttaaaaagaattcTGTATGCTTCAATGAATTATTTGTATTGACAGAAACATCACAAactattttatttttttttaatgttaAAATAGGAACTCTAGCAGAATCTACTAGTTGTAAATCtacattattaaaaaaagaaaaatcATTTTCGTCATTATGattaattttgtttatgaatccatcttttaaattatttgtcttcttattattttctttaattttattaatataattatatatattgtataaaatatatttagGGTTATATAAATTAGTTTGTATAACAATATCCAAATCGCTAGTTTTAGAATCCACACCATATGCAGTAGAACCCAcagtaaatatatttatttcagaatttaatatatgtttgaTTAACTTGgataataaacaaaaaatattttgttttatcAATTTAATATCTTTAGTAGGtttaacattttttaataaatcgATAAGTTTTTTCTCTGtcttataaaataaaagaaaaagatctttcttgttataatttttatttagttggtcatatttattattatgttctgaaaagaaataaatattagACACATCAGAATTATTCGACACATCAGAATTATTAGACACACCAGAATTATTAGACACATcagaattattattattattatttgagaatatttttttatcaatatCATTAGGTGTtaatttgaatatattagTTCTATTGGGACCATTTAAAGATATACACCTtctatttctttttttatcatataatttatcattcaaattatcattataatttaaattattcaaCAACTTTTTAGAACCTTTTATATCAACACTTTGATTtctctttattttttctatattaaaaaggttctttttgttcttttgttttatatttttattatcataaataaaattgttataatttaaatcttgtttatcatatatacaGTTGTTTATATCCTTAGAGTTATCTTCATTTGAAGTTAATAatgttttgtttttctcaccacatttatttattttaatattattattattgtttttgttactatccttttttaatgattccttaaaatttattttattaagaGATGATGAAGATGTTACAACTTCAGCAATACATTGTTCATATTCATCAACAATatctttttgttttttttccttactattcaatttattattttttatattatcatcattatgATCATTACTTAGATTATTTCTCAACATGTTACTTTGATCTGTCATATTGATCatatcaaataaaatatttttatttttttcattattataaatacatgTATGTTGATTCTTTTCAATAgcataattattaaattttttttttttttttttaatattatttttaattttcttatattctaaataagaattattattattattataagaaCATTTAAGATTATCTCTTTCATTAAGAtgaatattaaaatgtttGTTATGAATACTATTGGTTGcatattctttattaaatggatatatataatttgaatCTTGAAGATATTGTTgagataataaaaatggataggggtatatcatattattatttgtgtagttattatataatgagatcttataaacattatcgtaataaatattattgttataataatgataaggattattataaaaataataatgataatcattattattatgatcatAGTGATaactattattttttgcTTTGTCTGAATTGTTTATTCCATATGAGGAATAATCTAAATGAATATCAttgtaatatttaaaagtatcttcaaaataatttttatttctttttctcTTATCTGATATTTCTGAAGATTTCTCATAATTTTCATGGACTATgttcattttattatctatatGTGTATCtttataaagaaaatatcTACTATCACAACGactataattattaatattattcatattattcatattgtttatattatatggaTGCACATATTTAACCACATtcttatcatttttatcacccatatttttaataaccATACTATGATTATTCTTAATATGTTCATAATAATcattgttatataaaaaaaaaaaattattagcataataattattcatcatgcaattataagaataatccacattattattattattattattattattattattattattgttgttgttgtttGTGTTATATATTGATGTGTCATCTTtgattttattatttttttttatataactaGAATAATATCTACACTTATCTAGATATAATGACGATTTTgtgttattatataaatcttgcatgttatttaaaataaagttcatattttttttattataaggttttatatctttatttgTAGTAAAAATATGTTGATTGTGTGTATTATATGTgtctttatattttttttttttcttaatattaAAACTAGAATAAGTAAAGTTATTAAAACAATTAGAATGATTATTACCATAAAAATTTTCtaaatgatttatattattaatactatccatattatttttattatgtatcatatgatcataatttttattgttaACTATATTTTCATTACTATTAATACTTTTATTAGTGTCTACATATTTCATATCATCTATTCTGTTGTTTGAAGAAAATGGGTTCACACAGGTATGATCTTCATATGGAAAATAAGAATCTACTGACCCTGAACACATATCACtcttaatattataattattactattattataataattattactattattattattgttagaataatataatgtattattataattaaaagaaaacatttttttttttNNNNNNNNNNNNNNNNNNNNNNNNNNNNNNNNNNNNNNNNNNNNNNNNNNNNNNNNNNNNNNNNNNNNNNNNNNNNNNNNNNNNNNNNNNNNNNNNNNNNTATATGAATCATATAcattataaaataagatataattatgttaaaaatttttgagattatattttaagaaTTGAAAAGTgtttaattaattatatatgtataattataaaacattCCAAACCTTATCCATATTAAATTGTAGATATACATATTTGAAttttaaacatatttaaGTACCTATTCTGTCTgatacaatatatatatatatatatacatatatatatatatattaatatattaatatatcagTTAACACcatatttaattttattgtaaaatataagaatGAAACTCGATATGGCTGAATAATGCTTCCTAATTTGTGTTCTTTTATCAAATGAGgcaaaataaaaaaataaaaatatatatatatatatatgtataaatttatatttagCATTATATACTTactataatttttaaaatatatttataaatactaaacataattaaaacatttaaaatacatgcatatataagtaaattataatatatatatcatatacTTATTTGTGTTTACACATTTAAAGTTTACatgttttcttttattCTCTTAAGaatgaaattattataagactatttcacatatatacttatatgtgtatgtaaaagataaaaaaaaaaaaaaaaaaggaactataaattttataatatcctcgtcatattaatatatgaaatagGTTGACACATATCTATTAGGAATAATCTAGgatcatatatatatatatatatatatatatattttatatataattatttatttatatatgttatgTATGTGtgttttttcattttgGTTATTATCAGTATATGATCATCTTTAATTcttatcatataaatatacgttaaatttttatgaaaaaaataaaataaaaaaaatgtttatatttccaataaaaaaatattatgaacatgttcataatttttatgagAATTTTCAAATTTATTCCTTGCCTTGTCAggtaaaatatatatttttatttctttttttggttatataaatattaaaaaataaagattgcgaaatgagaaaaagagaaaaaGAGAAATTGACAAACATAAAAGACTATATGTATTGGTTAttaaaaaggaatataataatttctcATATATCGgcatatatacatatatatatatatatatgtattttattattttattttatttttttttggggGAACATTTGAATTGATTATATGAGATAATACACATAAATTTAATAAGCATAACatattgtattatatttttttatttacatatacaCTTAAATAAGTACTTAAAAGAAAACATTCGCgagaaaaataatattattttgttacATATGTATCATATTGaacttttataaaaaatatatatttttttatttgattgAAGCCTGTACTTTTAAATAcaagaaaaagaaaaaaaaaaaaaaaaaaattacatatatattaaaataaaaataatgttgTGCATGTACATAGGTCGATGTATttcctatatatatattattctcatttatatgtgcattaatatatataatgattccaaaaaaaaaaaaattatagtaagcatgtatttatataattgaTAAGTATTTctacatataatatatatatatatatatatttcaaagataatgaaaaaaaaaaaaaaaaaaaattaaaatattatacagATTTATAACTAAAATTGCGTTACttatgatttatatatatatattttaatttgtttactaatatgattaaaaatatgtaagtattatatattctatatattttatatgtatatataatattatattttcttgcacacatttaaaatacctcaaaatatttatgaggtaaaattatataactcatgttttttaataaaaaggaaataacTATCATATTGCTTCTCTTATGTCTTAACATTTAAAGGCTTTGAATGAGCATATATAgttttaatatatatgtttactataaatttttttttatcattaaaaaaaggtcaaaaaaaaaaaaaaaaaaaaaaacatagTACACACacatttaataaatgttctatataaaattatatattgcaatctaattatatatgtgcatatgtctttatattataaataaataattatatatatatatatatatatatattatatttatttgctaaacttattattattttattttattttttccttattatttatgtacTCGTTTTATAGTTTTTCCTATAATTTCAACATATGAAAAagtaaataatataacaattatatttatatactcagttctatttattttattttttttcctcatatattatattctttgattatttttttatcttttaatatgtgacttatatttacaaaaatagaaatgtataatatatgttaatataaaaagaaatagaAATTCCATTgtatgaaataaaaaattttctttttctttaaaactataaaacacaaaaaaaaaaaaaaaataaataaataacaaataaaaatatatatattatatatctgcttatatatttatttacatataattatattttttctttataatatattttattatatctttataaaGAAGacataaaagaaaaaaattgaGTAAGGTTTTTTTTCCCTTGAATATAAGAAAGtaatatcataataaataatatatatatatgtatatattttatgaatttataattatgagTTTGTAAaagtatattttatataagtttctatataagtattttgtatatatatatcacattgaatgatatataatatatatatatatatatatatatatgtgtttttatttatttatttatttaatatagGTAGAAACCTAGACATACccatttttatatttatttatttgattgCTTATTAAGATTATTTACCTAGCGTTTTACGAACGATGAGAGAAGTCATTAGTATTCACGTTGGACAGGCTGGTATTCAAATAGGAAATGCTTGCTGgtaaaacaaaaataaaatacatacatatatatacatatacatatatatatatatatatatatatatatatatatgtttgttgatataatttttttcttaatttctatttttaaagagatacataatattcaatgtattattataaatatattaatcaATGTGTTGTGCTAAAATACATGTGTATAAactaaaatatatatatatatatatatattttttttttctttttatagGGAATTGTTTTGCCTTGAACATGGAATTCAACCGGATGGTCAAATGCCAAGTGACCAGGTCGTTGCTGGTGGTGATGATGCctttaatacatttttcTCAGAAACGGGAGCTGGAAAAcatgtaataaaaaaaaaaaaaatatatatatatatatatatatttatatatatttatttatatgtgtttGTGCTTTTTTTGTGTTCCTCATTTTAGGTACCACGCTGTGTGTTCGTCGATTTAGAACCTACCGTCGTTGATGAAGTTCGAACAGGAACATATCGTCAGCTTTTTCACCCTGAACAATTGATATCTGGAAAAGAAGATGCTGCAAATAATTTCGCTAGGGGTCACTACACCATAGGGAAAGAAATTGTTGATGTATGTTTGGATAGGGTTCGAAAGCTAGCTGATAATTGTACTGGTTTACAAGGATTTTTAATGTTTAATGCTGTAGGTGGAGGTACAGGTAGTGGTCTTGGCtgtttattattagaaAGGTTGGCAATTGATTATGGAAAGAAATCCAAATTGAATTTTTGTTCTTGGCCATCTCCTCAAGTATCTACAGCTGTAGTAGAACCATACAATTCTGTTTTATCCACTCATTCGTTATTAGAACACACAGATGTAGCAATTATGCTTGATAATGAAGcaatatatgatatatgTAAGAAGAATTTAGATATAGAAAGGCCAACATATACAAACTTGAATAGATTGATAGCTCAAGTTATATCTTCATTAACAGCATCTTTAAGATTTGATGGTGCCTTAAATGTTGATGTAACAGAATTTCAGACTAACTTGGTACCTTATCCTAGAATCCACTTTATGTTATCATCTTATGCTCCTATCATAAGTGCAGAGAAAGCATATCACGAACAATTATCCGTTTCAGAAATAACTAATTCTGCATTCGAGCCTGCATCTATGATGGCCAAGTGTGATCCTAGACATGGAAAATATATGGCTTGTTGTTTAATGTATAGAGGAGATGTAGTACCAAAGGATGTGAATGCAGCAGTTGCAACTATTAAGACAAAGAGATCTATACAATTTGTTGACTGGTGTCCTACTGGTTTTAAATGTGGAATAAATTATCAGCCACCTACAGTCGTACCAGGAGGAGACCTAGCCAAGGTCATGAGAGCTGTTTGTATGATCAGTAACTCAACAGCAATTGCAGAAGTATTCTCAAGAATGGATCAAAAATTTGATTTAATGTATGCAAAGAGAGCATTTGTTCATTGGTATGTAGGTGAAGGAATGGAAGAAGGAGAATTTAGTGAAGCTAGAGAAGATTTGGCTGCATTAGAAAAGGATTATGAAGAGGTAGGAATAGAATCTAATGATGGAGAGGGAGAAGATGAAGGATACGAatgaacaaataataattatataaaaaaaaatatatacatatatatatatatatatatatatttacctatagataattttttttttttttttttatctcATACGTCATATATTCCTAccatattatatatgttcataaaatgaataaatggaacatatatatcctcttatatcatattgtataattattttttataaaaaaaatatatatatatatatatatatatatacatgaatatctatatttttttctatgTATTTACACCCTCATAAgtttaatattaaagaaaaattgtacttattacaaatatataaatatataaatatatatatatatatatatatatatatatatgtatgtgtGTATGTACCCATGAATTAGTAgtaatttattatttaattattttatttattatatatatatatgtggtataaaattaattatataagaatTCATAAGTAcattcataaaaaaataaatgtataaatataatattatttttttttttataaaaatttaaatttgtagaatatatatatattttttccctttattattattcattatataataatatattacacatataaatatttatttatatatatatatatttattctttaaGCGAATAATTTATCTATACATCAAGTTACATATTAATGTTCAttttgataaatatatgatgaaaattttttattttattatatctatGTTTACaatgtataaaataatatataatatatgttttataatatgaGCACACATAAGATTTAgtgttatataaatgtagAAGTAAATATTAAGCAGTATcagaaaaaaagaattttttttttttttttttttttttttttttgttctttttcaatgatataaaaaattaaactTTAAGAAGTTTCTTTAAAATAgataaaattttttacaatttcatttttttttttttttttttaatatttattagaaataaaaatataggttaacacatatataatattaacattGAAAGGATAAAACAATAAGgaaaatacaaataaaaataatatatatattatatatatattatatatttatttatttatgtatgtatttttttttatgttttaattAGTCACGTGGTTTATCTCTTATTATAAGATGctaaatattttttcttcaattGAAAGAGAAACatgaattaataaaaaaattaacgggattcattcattttgtttataaaaaaaaatatatatatttctatatatatatatatataatattatatatttattaatatatttatattattatattatccccgtatttttatttttatttttatttttatttttatctttatttttatcttccATTTTGAATATACTAATTAG is a window of Plasmodium gaboni strain SY75 chromosome 4, whole genome shotgun sequence DNA encoding:
- a CDS encoding erythrocyte membrane-associated antigen, giving the protein KKKMFSFNYNNTLYYSNNNNNSNNYYNNSNNYNIKSDMCSGSVDSYFPYEDHTCVNPFSSNNRIDDMKYVDTNKSINSNENIVNNKNYDHMIHNKNNMDSINNINHLENFYGNNHSNCFNNFTYSSFNIKKKKKYKDTYNTHNQHIFTTNKDIKPYNKKNMNFILNNMQDLYNNTKSSLYLDKCRYYSSYIKKNNKIKDDTSIYNTNNNNNNNNNNNNNNNNNVDYSYNCMMNNYYANNFFFLYNNDYYEHIKNNHSMVIKNMGDKNDKNVVKYVHPYNINNMNNMNNINNYSRCDSRYFLYKDTHIDNKMNIVHENYEKSSEISDKRKRNKNYFEDTFKYYNDIHLDYSSYGINNSDKAKNNSYHYDHNNNDYHYYFYNNPYHYYNNNIYYDNVYKISLYNNYTNNNMIYPYPFLLSQQYLQDSNYIYPFNKEYATNSIHNKHFNIHLNERDNLKCSYNNNNNSYLEYKKIKNNIKKKKKKFNNYAIEKNQHTCIYNNEKNKNILFDMINMTDQSNMLRNNLSNDHNDDNIKNNKLNSKEKKQKDIVDEYEQCIAEVVTSSSSLNKINFKESLKKDSNKNNNNNIKINKCGEKNKTLLTSNEDNSKDINNCIYDKQDLNYNNFIYDNKNIKQKNKKNLFNIEKIKRNQSVDIKGSKKLLNNLNYNDNLNDKLYDKKRNRRCISLNGPNRTNIFKLTPNDIDKKIFSNNNNNNSDVSNNSGVSNNSDVSNNSDVSNIYFFSEHNNKYDQLNKNYNKKDLFLLFYKTEKKLIDLLKNVKPTKDIKLIKQNIFCLLSKLIKHILNSEINIFTVGSTAYGVDSKTSDLDIVIQTNLYNPKYILYNIYNYINKIKENNKKTNNLKDGFINKINHNDENDFSFFNNVDLQLVDSARVPILTLKKNKIVCDVSVNTNNSLKHTEFFLNILTRFPNLKNVMRVLKFFLKVRTLPSMKQGGLPTIFWMMLCVKYCRISRGNYEENEIIRDNSKKNEIIRKNFEKNEIIRKXXXXXXXSMKQGGLPTIFWMMLCVKYCRISRGNYEENEIIRDNSKKNEIIRKNFEKNEIIRKNSEKNETIRKNFEKNEIIRENSKKNEIIKENSKKNEIIRENSKKNEIIRENSSINQVIDKYLSPPNEILSNINDKDELLILKKDTLKSKRNDKCNLKRTRNTNYNTEITQELRKNYYSRLNNCDIQKNSQSEKLHIKQINIENDKMNNNFNKDDDKDKHLKINHISNNIPFDDKPIYDSNNLDKYNYHCEDNSSLSVSNVSHMSHVSHISHVSHVSHVSHISRVSQNFGSFSSRKEKKYDLKHAHNTINSDSDTFLNEKKKKKMKKDNYTNNTNYKDFSFKRSHHFLNSSFLKSYNNEMSDMSNCSPCENNAALFNNHFDDHNKFHNLKKNKSDYDPNNINYDHHSDINSPTSYNSNLISNPSIYFSTCSTYSFINPENVDKRYVKKKNILKEIHKNSEIISKYMSLINKKNKGDHKLIGKEEKIENDTKKDIKDNVYKVVSNEKNKYDSINNNSNNNNSSSNNNSSSNNNSNDNNFNINTNYLMNISPLFYSFMIFFNQLNSRKKLMKIINIIDEDKCYDKDENEINKKILSSICHGGVWDELLTLYDPIYSSNYESFINRKKNDYNKIYMKGIEINKNVHEIQSKGNNTTTNNSITNYNNIERNDMSKKFGDATTRNTYSDRITAGSYFNYNNDENNNIHNDVGDIDNVDNIDNVDNVDNVDNVDDVDDFNNSCDAHLYHANSFQNNLQENTSCYHKKYEHMNNNINTICRNKNLLLNNKGEDNQDKNNYNYINENNTLSEKNFSACSILKKKNMYQLNKKYNNFPSVSQKNDDKYSEQNNSNSLHNNDDVFHCINKKKSNSFINSYKSNNMNNRNINLKNENNRSRNNVSMSSNINYKYDILKDDMIHFKNEYSNYNDKSSLLKNLKTDNYTNDDIYIKKKKKSGSFTNNKNTTDITTYTNSSSSQCNKNKTNMNNDHSINNYYINTKDNVHNNYNYNDSYGIHQKIYDNNSISYENNHNMKNDSNLSSHRHSVYEGRQTYNNRLNKINQINQMNQINQMNQMNQNMCNSFSSTKQQSHINSNNNVRVNNNYYYCDYSKFDSEDLICKYYNNPSNNRNHIKNIHNVEKKYEHNINLASKVSSATWLIYLYELKRASFFINYYFHHLYLFIYFKNYFINYEKNYKLFQNNKWIILKSNHDTQKKKEKYLDMINMKESQMNVDTSCISKQLNDIIAQNLQNNNDHMIKECKEINIIDQQNNKNDNESHYDIFKRDMNEIIKYTVQNLKYCIDALFEKTKGDIYSLPYKKNKEKIKKKNNNNSTCSSSSCFNTRTNISSQLNNIESFLYEQNCKRNNINKDTITNSYGLILIEGKLIFVKFLYICIDKERFWDENFLCRRDIRTVIHVKALDVLFISKNKMKKKIKKIKIKKNNKTTNDKKDNHIHNTINENIYNKDINLDLEQNYFTNNKSSQEFSSSNTSNIDDNILSDDITSCGQKNNILKDSNVTHQQTYDLIHTNLQNNQNSFEEDIIMCRNTNKKNDNHVHDDIINLWKCKKENDLSNNFIYNNKNNYIGILMEQNSRQENIFINNSKLDIEKKKYNDENIFLINPCNFVTRINVKTIYLSGKHIHDDLKKKTLLQKIDIKKEFKDDEKMNNFLLNQKDISDEEIYCLRIINRNEIMRYKELIKIMKKCPYYYKNAKNILNNFNTPLQQPVSLCNFCGIKGMSCNIKTKHYKMSSLQEHVKNEFYTFIYHIFYKYQTENIHNSNNVEDHIICNHSSKFKRINKKRNKELTKNSHNNIFNHAKETSSDNQHKCFSDMNDQEKKLSNNYKNCSLDNIHNSEHNENILSELKNDRQDMHDHDIYNVIEEIEHTTYNNQYNYKDIQVDNHYENNKLIENNIKNEL
- a CDS encoding alpha tubulin 2, with protein sequence MREVISIHVGQAGIQIGNACWELFCLEHGIQPDGQMPSDQVVAGGDDAFNTFFSETGAGKHVPRCVFVDLEPTVVDEVRTGTYRQLFHPEQLISGKEDAANNFARGHYTIGKEIVDVCLDRVRKLADNCTGLQGFLMFNAVGGGTGSGLGCLLLERLAIDYGKKSKLNFCSWPSPQVSTAVVEPYNSVLSTHSLLEHTDVAIMLDNEAIYDICKKNLDIERPTYTNLNRLIAQVISSLTASLRFDGALNVDVTEFQTNLVPYPRIHFMLSSYAPIISAEKAYHEQLSVSEITNSAFEPASMMAKCDPRHGKYMACCLMYRGDVVPKDVNAAVATIKTKRSIQFVDWCPTGFKCGINYQPPTVVPGGDLAKVMRAVCMISNSTAIAEVFSRMDQKFDLMYAKRAFVHWYVGEGMEEGEFSEAREDLAALEKDYEEVGIESNDGEGEDEGYE